Genomic DNA from Nitrospira sp.:
AGGGCCAAGGCGAGATTGGTCGGATTGAAGAGGTGTTTGTCATGCCAACGAAGGACAAACTTACTCCCGATGGCGATGAGGGCCGCCAATGCGGCGACCGTGAGATCATCGGTGCGCAGCAGGAGGCACAGTGACAGTGATGAGATCAGGGCGCTCTTGGGATCGAAGGCCGGAAGGTTGACGAGGACGGTCCCGACGTATTGGGCGAGTAATGCGGTTCCGATCGTCACCGCGATTTGCCAGATCGACAGATTAAAGTCAAGCCAGCACAGCCCATAGACAAGGAGGGTACCCAGGCTTGCGATTTGGTAGGAGCGGGGATCCTGCCGAGATGCTGCCAGATCCGGTTCAAGCCTGGCGTGGTGATGTTCCATAATTCCTCCTGTACGAAGGGTATGGAATGAATCCGGGAATCCTTTCAGCGAGGGGCGGGAAGCGAGGCGGTGAGCCTATGGCTCCTTGCTCGCGGAACGCGCGCCTTCAGAAAGTCCTCGTTCGACGCGCGCACTGGAGCATAGGCCTACCGCCTCGCTGAAGAGGGGGAGCGGGTTGGAAGAGGCGTTTCGGCTAGGGACATCCCTCATTGAGCAGAGACCTGTACCCGGGTAACATGTCAAACGAGCCTGTGATCAGAGGAGATCTCATGTTGCGCGGCGCCTTGTTCCTTGCGTGCCTCATCCTGCTGCTGACGGGCTGCTCGCTCGAGCAAGAGCTGTCTCGCACGCCCAGGACGGCCGTCGAGCAGGTGTTGCTGACACAAGCCGTGAATCACGCGCTCACGAATCTCACTGTGCAGTTGCCGGCCGGGGTGAACATCGAAGTGGATGCAACGGGTCTGGAGAGCGACCGGTCGCGTCTTCGCATGACGAATTCGGATCTGGGCACGTTGAACAGTCCCAACCGCGACATCCTCTACATTCGAGACACGGTCGCGGCGGAATTGGGCCGCAGAGGGTATCTGGTGCGCGCGCGCGACACGGAGTCGCCCTATCTCGTGCGTGTCATGGCGGAATCGTTCGGGACGATGCAAGGTCTCACGTTCTTCGGCATGCCGCCGGTGCAGAGCCTCCTCATCCCGTTCGCGCTCCCGGAATTGACGCTCTACAAACAACAAAATCAAAGCGGGTATACGCGCCTCCATCTGGACATTTACGACAATCGCACCGGCGAATTTCTCGGGTCTTCCGCCACGCTCGTCGGCCGGACGTTTTACAATCAATACACGCTGCTCTTCTTTCTCACCTGGAATCGCACGGATATCGATGCCCCGCCGTGACGGCGATCCGTGACGCGGTCCCTCGCCTTCCTATTGAGGTGTCAGCGGTGTGCCTGCCCTCCCTGCCCGGTCTCCGGTATACTCGCGTCCATGCTCGAATTGCTGATTGTGTTGGGAAGCCTGCTGCTCATCGGGTTGACCGGCCTGGTGACGATGGTCATCACGCCGCCCCTGATGGTGGAATTTGGGCTCTGGGTCTTGGCCGCCGGCCTCATGCTCGGTATTCCCAGTGGCTGGTGGTATCACGTGCTGCTGTATCGGACGTTGGCGGCCAACATGCCTGTGCCCTCCCATTGGTGGCGAAGGCCGGTGGACCTGCATTCCCTCCTGACCGTGGATGAATATCACCGCGTACGACCGTGGTTTGTGGCAGGGGCCGTCGGATTCGTGCTCTGCCTGATCGGTGGCGTGGCCGCGATTGCCGGAATGCTGGTGTTGAGGTTCTATCCTTGAGGAGTCGATGCGGCAGGGTCGGTGCTATCGGCTCACGGGGATGTCGACCGCGAGTTGTGCAGCGGGAGTCGCCTCGGGATTCACCACATAGGTCGCAGATTCCTCAACACCTGCGACTTCGCCAGACGTGACCGTTTCGATCACGAGATTGCCGGAGAATCGGTCCAGCATGCCGACCTCTTGCATCGTGAGCGGGCCAAAGGGTTTGGGGGACAACCGGAGGACGAGATCGAGAAGGCCGCTCTCGGCCGAGGGTGGCATTGGAATCTCAATCCGTGTTCTGGCTGTCGCCTTCAGCGAAATTTTGCCGGTTTCCTGCGGAGGCCACCAGAGTCTCGTTCCGGCGGACCCGAGGTTTTGTAGGAGTTGGAGGTACCCATCCACCGTGGTCTCCACTACCAAGCGCATCGGTTCTTTGCTTCTGGCGGCAATGGCGGCGCTGACCTCCTGGTTTTGTCCGTTCACTCCACGGATCGCAAAGCTATATCGCAAGCCCAGAAGTTTGGTCGAGGCGTCTGCGTAATACAGCGCCCGGGCGCCTTTCGCCGGCACTGGGGCCCCAGCTCCGGACAGGGCAGATGGGGCAGGCTTCAGCATCGGCGCTGCAGCCGGTGTCGGAGGTCCCGGGGTTTCTGCAGAGAGCGAGCGGTCTTGCGAGACGCGGGCATGCTGGTCTGGTTGGCTTGATTCTGCTATGGCAGCTCGCTGGCTTGCATCGGCATGTGGTTGCGAGGCGGCTGTGTCGCGACTGGCTTTTTGTGTGGTGCTTCGGATGCGATTGGTGCTGTCCTTTTTTTCGAGCGCCACCGGCTCCGAGGCCGGTGGCGCGGGCGGGGAAGCCTGGGACGGTGAAGGCTTTGGGGGTGCGGGGGCACCAGGTTCTTCAGTGGAGACTGAGCGCGCTTGTCGATCGAGCCCCTCTTGGTAGATCCTCGTTCCAAACGTCACGGCGAACAGCGCAGCCGCGAGGCCGCCGGCCCAGGCAAGCCCGGCGGGTGTTCTGAACCAAGCCCACCAGGAAGCAGAGGGTTCAGCGGTCTGCGTGCGCGATTGCTGCAAGACATCCAGCAACCGGCGCCGCACCTCAGGCTCAGCAAGCAATTCTTTTAAGCTCTGCTCATCGGCCAGGGCATTGAACAGGCGCTGGTCCTGCAACGCTGCCGCATAGAGACGTTGTTGTTCGTCGGCCGTCAGTGTTCCAGCCGCGAAACCGCCCAATAATTGTTCCAGTTCGTGTTCAGGCATACGGTTCGTGCGCGAATCGTGAAACGTACGACGTGAAAGGTACAACGAATTGCTCAATACTCATGCCGGTTCATTCCCACGTTCCTCCCATCACGTTCAATAGCTGTTTCCGGCAGCGCGAGTCCCAGGTATAGATCGTATTGATCGAGGTCTGGCCCATGATGCGCTGAATCTCTGGAAACGTGTGTCCCTCCAGCTTCCACCTGAACAGCTCCCGGCAGCGATCCCCGAGTTGTGCCACGGCGGTCAACAGGCGCGCGACGCGCTGCTGTTGATCCAATTGCATGACCGGATCATCTCCGGGGTTGGTCAGCGGCAGATCCTCGATCGCGTCTTGATGATACTCGCCCCGTCGCACGGATTTGCGGTGAGCATCCAACATTCGATACCGGAGTATCTGAAACGCCAGGGGGACCAGTTCGGTCAGCTCTGTGACGCGCGCATATTTTTCATGCAGCAGCACTAGCACGTCTTGTGTGAGGTCCTCGGCCTGGTCCCGTGAAACCCGTGATGTCGCGAAGGCTAAAATCCTTTCGCGCAGG
This window encodes:
- a CDS encoding sigma-70 family RNA polymerase sigma factor encodes the protein MHRDLILTSLRERILAFATSRVSRDQAEDLTQDVLVLLHEKYARVTELTELVPLAFQILRYRMLDAHRKSVRRGEYHQDAIEDLPLTNPGDDPVMQLDQQQRVARLLTAVAQLGDRCRELFRWKLEGHTFPEIQRIMGQTSINTIYTWDSRCRKQLLNVMGGTWE